In Mercurialis annua linkage group LG6, ddMerAnnu1.2, whole genome shotgun sequence, the following are encoded in one genomic region:
- the LOC126685694 gene encoding uncharacterized protein LOC126685694: MCIVIKIILLNDICKHVLLNITKLLSIIIKHRSETEFLIIFCFPCLIVKLFLAFMQWIYTIHHFLIVDSIIWIQSSPSPCFSFVEVLRIVSDKTLLEESRSKVMQGHKVSVSLTKALDKMRMKYTWHRFGVVKESQLEIIELQHAVDELR; encoded by the exons ATGTGCATTGTTATTAAAATTATCCTACTAAATGATATTTGCAAACACGTTCTGCTGAATATTACAAAATTATTGTCAATTATTATCAAGCATCGTTCTGAAACCGAATTTCTGATTATTTTCTGCTTTCCTTGTCTGATCGTCAAGTTGTTCTTGGCATTTATGCAGTGGATATATACCATCCATCATTTCCTGATTGTTGATAGTATCATTTGGATTCAGAGTTCTCCTAGTCCTTGTTTTTCTTTTGTCGAAGTCCTAAGAATAGTTTCCGACAAAACTCTGTTGGAGGAGTCACGAAGTAAGGTTATGCAAGGCCATAAAGTTTCAGTTTCTTTGACAAAGGCTCTAGATAAGATGAGAATGAAATACACTTG GCACCGCTTTGGAGTTGTCAAGGAATCTCAGCTCGAGATCATTGAGTTGCAGCATGCCGTTGATGAATTAAG GTGA
- the LOC126685693 gene encoding uncharacterized protein LOC126685693, whose product MLFGLVLLPIRWTMEESFRVVGRLVLVCKHKEICPWWLRATLLKKTNTWTLTKYIGPHICDMQVSVRHHRNFGIAQIANYIKTQVLGQRDIRIKTLIAGLLEFTGVALPYKRVWYGKERAICSVYADWEYNYSQLTKFMDNVVKVNPGSFWHGEGPISECGGLQCRIFERMFWTFFPMVDGFPFCKPILFIDDTHLYGKYKMHMLIASAIDGNNHIMPVAFALVESESIASFEYFLGHL is encoded by the exons ATGCTGTTCGGGCTTGTGCTGTTACCTATTCGGTGGACAATGGAAGAGAGTTTCAGAGTTGTCGGACGATTGGTTCTCGTTTGCAAGCACAAAGAGATATGCCCATGGTGGCTGCGTGCCACACTTCTTAAGAAAACTAACACATGGACGTTGACAAAATATATCGGGCCACACATATGCGATATGCAAGTGTCAGTTCGTCACCACCGAAATTTTGGGATTGCTCAGATCGCCAATTATATTAAGACGCAAGTGCTAGGTCAGCGTGACATACGGATCAAGACGTTGATTGCGGGACTACTTGAATTTACCGGAGTAGCTCTTCCGTATAAAAGGGTGTGGTACGGCAAAGAGAGGGCAATCTGCAGCGTTTATGCGGACTGGGAATACAATTACAGTCAACTGACAAAGTTCATGGATAATGTGGTGAAAGTGAATCCTGGATCGTTCTGGCATGGCGAAG GCCCAATATCCGAGTGTGGCGGGCTTCAATGTCGAATTTTCGAACGAATGTTCTGGACGTTCTTCCCGATGGTGGACGGATTTCCGTTTTGCAAGCCAATTCTATTCATCGACGACACCCACTTATACGGAAAATATAAGATGCACATGTTGATAGCTTCGGCGATAGATGGCAACAACCATATAATGCCGGTGGCTTTTGCGCTCGTGGAATCCGAATCCATTGCCAGTTTTGAATATTTCCTGGGTCATCTCTGA